TACCAAACTAAACCATCCTACTTACTTAGAGATCTACTACTCagacaaaaaaaaatccaGGCTTCCAAGGTCCATAAAAATTTCAAACATACATCCAAGAATCCTGAGAATGGCGAAAGCAAATACTCACTAGCCCAACTCAAATAGCATGAACTCGGAAACGAAAGGATAGGGGCGCGGTTACCTGTTCTAGATGTAGAACATCGTATCCTTAACATTTGGATGGATCAAAACTTCTGAACTCTCAACCGTGACGCCGGGGTCTTCGCTGCCGACGACACTGCCGCTGGGGGTTTCTGGTTCAAACGCACGACTTAGGTAGCACCGGGCACGGGTGCAGACTAGATCGGCGTAATAGGCTGGCGGACAGATGCTGACGGCCTTGGTTGCTCTACCGAATAGATAGCACATGTGGTGGGTCATTGCCTCGAGGATGTCAGCTGTGTTTTGCGCGGGAAGGGTTGGCttcaggttgaggaagattTCGTCCCAGACGGTGTAATAGTGTGCTGGGCGCGCAGTTCCCTTGAGTGCGGTATgagcctggaggaagaagtcccAGTTGCGAGCTTCTGTGACACCGCGATCGACGACTGTGCCGtggatggggttgttggaACGGTCAGCGTCCTCCTGGCGGGTCGGATAGAAGCGGGTATGGTGACGCTTGCCGACAATTATTATTGAGAATCGAGGCAGACCTTTTGCTGTTAAATCGGCCGGGTAAACTGCCCTGCAGGCGGATTTAAGGAGGGGCAGTTCCTTGCTTGTAACAAGGTCGTACTGACCCTCTGAGACACCATCGCGGTAGACGATAATGTTCTCCGGGTATGCTTTTTTGTGGCTATTGGCCCAGCGGCGGAGATGTTCCTTGAGCATAGAGTCGAGAGCGTCGACCATCTCGTTGCGAGCTTCATTCTGGATGCGGATTTCTGCTGGCCATTGTCCGAGAGAGGAGTCGACAGAGGCAACCATGGCTGCGACACTGGGCGCACCTTTGGCGGAGCCGGGGGACGGGTGAGTGACATCAATACCGAGGAGCATTGTCTTGCCTTCACCAATTATTCCCAACTGGTTCGGTTTGACAACTTGGTTCACACCACCGAGTTTGAGATTAAATTTCAAGCCGACATTTGCGAAGTATTGCTCGCTGCATCCTTTGAAACGGTCGGCGAGAACATTGACATTGCGCACTCCATGACGGATATCACAGGCTTGTTTAACACAGTTGTATATTTCGGTGTCATTAAATGGGAGAATTGTCAATATCAACTTCGGTTGACGTTTGTTCATCAGGTCACCAATCGCATTGTTGATGTCCCTCTCATAGGTTTCGCGCTTGAGTGTAACCTCGGTGCCTGGCAGTGGAGGGTTTGCACCGACTCCAACTTCTTTAAGCTTTGCTGTGAACCTGTCAAGACACCTGTTCAGCTCTCCCTGATCCGCAAAGTTTGGCCTATGTCCCTGTGTGATATTGACCCAAGTCCAGTTAAGGAGGTTAGAGGTGGTCGAGAATTTGATCGACTTCATATTCCAACTGCCACCAATGGTATTAATCCGCTTGTCCTTTGATGACTTGGAATCCCTGTAATGCACACTGGGTGGCGGGAGAACGCGTCCTGGGACCGTGATTAGACTGGGGTTGGTTTGTATACCAAATCCTGCCTGCTCACGTAAAAGGCATTAGCAATGTATCCTGCGTTTGGGTGGGCGAGAAATGCACGTACCAGAGTGGCGTTGACCGGCTCTCCAAGTCCCAGTGTTTCCAGCCCTTTTGTAACAATCGACGAAGCATTTTGTGCTGGGGATCGAACCGCAAACTTCAACATCTCCCTTGTCTGGTTGGGTGAAAGCTTTGCCGTTGCTGGTTGGCCAGCCTCGACTTCGCAGACCTCTACTGGAAGGTATAATGGCTTCGCTATGGATCCCACATTCACAACTGGCATATTATGGTCTACTTGGATATTGTAATCTTCAGTGGCAGTGGTTAGATCTGTTTTCGAGATGGGAAACGCTTCATATAGGGTGCTTACTTTTCTGAAAGAAGTCTGCAACAGTGATGTACAACCCTGATGGTTCGGGGCCAGCCGgcttcttgcccttcttaCTCTTAGAGCTGGTTTGCTGACTCGATTGACCTGGAGCATCCAAAAAGAACTGGACGTCTTTCGGACCTGCACCAAGCCTTTTGACCCTTGGCGGGTTCGGAAGTGCGAGTCCATCCTGGGGAGTTGCCAAATTGATAATGTTTTTCATCCTTGGAATAACTATtccttttttgtttcttctctcgATGTGGGTTACGCGGACTCTGAGATGGTAGAGAAACTTTTTCAAGCTGTAGGTGTCCTTCTTGCCTTCGAGTTGGAACTGGCGGATAACATGGCTTAGGGGCCCATCTTCGTAGCAAGCGACGTACTTGACCTGAACATTTACTAGTATACGTGCCGTCGCAGCACGAACGCTCACAAAATAACCCCGAAGAGCTTCGAGCCCGGCACCCAAATTGAAGTTCTCCGCCGCGCCATCCTGGATTGCGTAGTGCTTGTTGGCACCATGGGAAGCAATGGACGTAGAGGACTTGGGGTAATGGCCGGCCGCGATATTCAGTGCCTGCAGGATGCCGGCCTTTTCTTCGAACATCTGAGCTGCATTGGAGGAAGTCAGGTAGTCGAGAAGTGCTGTAGGTTCAACCTGACCGGTGAAATTGAGGGTAACACGATATTTTTCTACCTTCTTCGGCGGCTCATCCTCATGCTCGCCCCGGTAGATGATATCGAACGTAACTGGGTCTTGTTGTTGATTCAAGATCTCCAGATATGAAATCATAGTTGACCTATAGTCGGTTACAATACTGGAGCGGACCTGCGGAAAGTGCTCCTCAAGCAACAGACAGATAATccgttttgcttttttaGCCCCGGGGTCGCGGGCTGATCCAGCATCGATATTGATACTGTAACGGTACAGGCTTTTGCCAACAGACTTTAGTTCGAAGTAGTTGGCAAAGAGCTGGACTTCTCGTCCATGCGTACCATAACCGGGACGCTCGGGATATCCAATCGATGATTTCCTCTTTGTGAGGGCTGCTGCCAGGGCATCTTCTGTCTGTGTGATCTTGCTGCTCGGTGATGGGACGCCTCCGGCAGGGCTGGCGATCATAGAAGCGTGCGTGAGTTAGTTAACCCGAACCACTGAATAACCTGAGGGAAATCGCATACGTGAAGCTAGGGGGACCTTGATCGAAGTGTccacctcctcgaccaccaccacggccaccgcgACCACCGCGACCTCTGAAGCCGCCTCTGCCAGAGTCGCCTGGCGCCGGACGATATGGTAGATCGTGGGAAGAGCCACGACctcggccacggccacctcCACGGTCTGCGCCACGATCAGAGCCTCCGCGTCCTCTCCCACCGCGGCCTCTGTTTTCACTTGGTCCTTTACCACGGTCGTTACCTTTTCCGCGGCGGCCGCCCCGCTGGGGTGGGCCTCCGCCGCTCGACATGATAGTGTTTGGGTGTTAGGGCGAGAAGAGAGTGGTTCGCTGTTTCCCTGACCgaatagtaataaatttagacACAAGTAGAGTGAAAATGAACCCTAAACattggagaagatgaggttAGAGATTATTGTGGGGGAAAGAGAAGCTTGCATGGAGATGGTTTGCTAAGGGAAGGGGATCTTAAATGTCCTACGGTATAGCTCGACCCCCACCACAAAGCTGGAGCTTTCTTTAATGGGGAAAATATACGCTTGCGCAAGGCTGTCTGCATGGTTTCTTTTGGCAAACACTGAGACTTACGGATTAGAACAATTGGTCCTATCGCCTTCCTGGAGCATGGGGTTTGACCGATCAGTCAAAACTGTAGGCTAAGAGTGTTTGACAAGGTACCCGCTAGGAAGCGAAGATGCACGAAAAGACGGTGATTAATTGGATAAGAAACTGAGATGCAGTGGGCGTGTGTTGGAAAAGCCCAAGGCTGACGTTTGCTCCCAACAATTGGGTGGAACAGAGAGGAATGACGAAGCAAGGCTGTTTGTCTCCGGCGAGTTGTTGTGCTTTGATCGGTGGACCTCATTTCTGAGCCTTGGAAAACGCTTCAACACCTCGCCAATCAATCGATTACTGGAGAAAGAGGGTTCTTCTGACTCCTGGCCATCTTGGGTCATTGAAACGCAATGTTTCTCAATGATTTTACCGTCGCAACACAGATAGGTGAAATGACCCCTTTTGCGTAGACTCACTATCTAATGCTGGGTGGTGTATCGATAAAAGGCACTAGGGAGGTTAACGTAGTTCGATGCGGTCGGTAAATTCGGAGAAGGTGATGAAGTAAAAgaagcttattatttaggtAGCCTCAAATGTTAGTTTGCTTTCTATAGAGTAcaattatttaataagcttcCACTGACGGACATTGCAGTCTTGACTCCAATTCTCAAATCAGAATGTAAGCATGAACAACGCTTCAATGCCAGGCCTATTTCAGGACGGCTAAGACGCTTCAATATTATTGTATTCGTGACTGTCCCCCGCAGAGCTAAAAGTGAACTTTGTCTTTCCATGTGTTCCCTGGAAATCGCGAGTACGTATGATCCAGCGTGGTCCACCTCCCCATGCGGCACAGTGGACCATGGATCTCCATTCACCATCCACCCGCCATCTGACTGCCGAGTCTGGGTGACGGACTCGTGGGACAAGGTGGACATTTGATGACGCTGATACAGGTGGAAGGCTTCGATGAAGGAATCCATTATGTGTAGTGATTGTCAAAGTCGGACCAACAACTTTCCACTGCCTGTTCTGATTGGAAAGACATATGGATGTGACTCAGTGATCGAGCAAAGCCACAGCCTAGCACGAACCCTGCAATCAACTAACAAATGAGAAACGCGGTTTCGACCGGGTTTGTGCGAGGAGTCTCGTAAAAAGGAGAAAATGGCTTTTTCAGCCCCCCAAGCAGAAGTCTGGGTCCTTCTGGGGGCTGAAAGATTGTGTTAGCCTGGCTATGAAAACGGGACGGGCGTGCGATGGGACGCTTGTCGAAAGTTGACATTGGCTGACGAAGCTGAATCCTGAACATGAGGTATCCATCATTTTGGGTACGTCTTCCACGACTAAAGAAACTCAAAAGCATATTATTTCCAGTTTCACTTTGTCCAGCTCGCCTCCAGCCCTCCACAGAGTCCAGATGGCAAGACTTGACCGCCTTTGGTGGTGTATGGCGATAACGGAGATAACAGTGACAGTCGTCCTCCATCACTAAGCAGAACCAACTAAGGAAGTCTCAGGGCTCCTCCCGTTTGCggcctctcttcttccttccttccaCCTGGAAGAGTGCTCCTCGCCTGGTACCTAGCGACTGAGAATAACGCTTATCCTCCCAAGTGGCTTGCCTGTGGTTGAGAATTACGGCTGGCTCTGTCTTGCTCACCATTGCCGGCGATCTATCTTGGCACCGTCGAGCTTGTTCGCGAAACATTCCTACGTTTATCGTCGCACTCTCGAGTCTCGCATCTCTTACAGCGGCGTTGCGGGGGTAGTTGAATCCCCCATTTAACAGATTTCGACTTCGTCCGCTGCTTCACCTCCCGCGGTTGCGATTTTACTCATAGGTAGAACCGCATTACGGTCACCCCGCGATCCGCTTTCTCTGCCCACCAATATCAGTTGCATCTCGATCTCGGCCAACCCGACAGCCAGAGCGGTCAAAAGAATCGCAGTTTCAATCGTACGGcgaaggaaaaagaaaccaacctCTCCGACTGTTAATCTCAACGGTTTTGGCGGCAGGCGCAATTAGGAAATAGTTGTACCCGTCACTCGTCAAGATCTAGGGCATTGTACTTTTGTTCCTGATTCCACAACAAGTCTCAGAGCTTCCGGGCTAGACAGGAAAATATTCACACAAAGTCGGTAGTGGTTTAATTGGCCACAGAGGTCTTGTATGGTTTTGCGGCTAGCCATACACTACTTGTGACCGcgttataataattattctacCTTTAGACCATCGCCCCATACACCTCAATTCTCGACTCACTGTTCGATACACCCGCCTTTTAAACCGCTAAAATGAGTCCAACTCCACCGTCTACAACCTCCTCAAGTAATGGACCCTCCCCGGAAGGACAGTATAGGGTTGTCCGGAAACGAAACAGAGTACCTCTCTCATGTGGTCCATGTCGCCATCGAAAGTATGTCGACTGTTTCCCTTCATGCATACCCGTGAATGCTCTAACCAGCAGTTAGGTTAAAATGCAACCGCGCGCATCCCTGCGAGAATTGTGTCAAACGTGGGGATGCTCATTCCTGCTCCTATGCTCAGACAAATTCTCGAAAGAAGAATACTGCGAACCAGACTGCTTCGAGCTCCCCAGATGACATGCAAAATAGAATTGATCGACTAGAGGGCCTAGTATTATCGTTGATGACCAATGGGTCGCAATCTGAAGGCCCTACAGCTGCTATGGCAGCAATATCAGGGACAGGCAGTAACGCAGGGTCCGGTCAGCATGTCCATGACTTGGAAatcgatgatgatgttcctATCCAGGAGGAAAGCGATACCGAGCAGGTGACCAAGTCATTTGGCATTATGAAAGtggacaacaacaacaagtCGTACTATATTAGCGATGCACACTGGGCATCTGTTCTTAGTGAGGTAAGTGATCATCTCGAACCCCCATATCTTCGTATTCTCACCTGTTTCTAGATATCGGAAGTCAAGAATTATTTCACCACACACAAAAAGCAATATGAAGAGCATGCCGAGAAGCTTAAGGCAACCCAGCTTCCAACTGACGTTCCTGGGTCTACTTTGCTATTCGGGGCCATGAAAGTAACTAGCAGAGCCGAAATCATGTCTTCATTTCCGTCCAAATACACGTCAGATATGCTCATAGCGCGATATTTCAACTGCTACGACCCCGCAACGCGTATGTGTCTCGTTAATCCTTTTCAATTTTGCCTTGGGGATTAGATGCTAATACGTGTTCCAGATTTCCTCCATGGTCCTACTTTCCAGGCGCAAGTAAGCAGGTCCCCGTCATGTGAGAATATGGAAGTAGATTGATTAACACTTGTTTAGTACAATAAGCATTGGGAGGACCCTTCCCAAACTTGTGTCGCCTGGATCGGAATGCTCTTTGCAATGATGCGGCTCTCTATGTTGTCGTATTATCGCGAGGGTGATGAACCCCCCGAGTTTAGGGGCAAATCACTGGACATGGCCGGCACCTTCCGAAATCTCGTCGCCATGTGTCTCACATTGGCTGACTATACTAAACCGTACCCGAACCTGATAGAGTGCCTAGCCTTTCATCTTCATGGCGATTATTGCCAAACAAAGGAAGCAGATGTTTCGGTTTGGGTTCTAAGCGGTGTTATCGTGCGACTGGCTATGAGAATGGGATACCACCGGGATTCGAAAGCGTTTCCGAATATTACACCATTCCAGGGTGAGATGCGCCGCAGGGTTTGGTCGTTTGTTCGACAAGCCGACATACTATTTTCCTGCCAAGTTGGGTTGCCTAGTATGGTTCGAATGGCAGACAGTGATACCGAGCTTCCACGCAACTTGTATGACGACGACTTCGACGAAGACTGCAAAGAACTTCCCCCATCACGACCTCCCAGTGAACCTACACCGATATCCTACCTTATCACGAAGTCGCGGTTAGCGAATGTCTTGGGCCAGGCTATTGAACAGACCTCTTCTGTCCAGAACGCGTCTTACGATAAAGTAATGGAAATGGATTCAGAACTTCGTCGGGCACGGGATATGGTACCCGAGCATCTTCTTGTGCGCCCCATCGATGAGTCTCCGCTAGATTCTCTCGTGCTCATTTTATCTCGCTTTTCGGTGAGTCCCTTGGCATCTTcgtttctttctttattCTCATGGTTTTATAGGTAATGTGTGTTTATCATCGCGCGCAATGTATGCTTCATCGAAAATATCTTCTTAGGGCTCGGGAAAATCCTCGGTTCACACACTCCCGAAGAACTTGCGTTGATTCGGCCATGGAGCTTTTACGGTTCCAGTCAATGATCCATGTGGAAACACGCCCGACGGGCCGATTACGAAGTCGACAGAATCGAGTAACATCACTCAGCTCTAGTGACTTCTTACAAGCTGCAACCATTTTGTGTCTTGATCTCTATCATGGATACCGTCTACCAGACACTTCGAGGGCTTCGTCTGATACTTATGCTTGGGGCAGAGAACGACGGGAAGAGATTCTTGTAGCTGTACAGCGAAGTAAAGATATCTGGGACGAACTGCGTGATGAGACAATGGAGGCATGGAAAGCCAGTGGTGTCCTCGGAGTGATGCTTAGTGGGCTTCAGCGGGGCCCTGAAGCAACTCCTCTAACTCCAGCGTTTGAGCCGCAAGACGAGAAACAAAGCGCCGCCATGACCCTGGGATTGCTTAGCAGTGGAATGACACCTATTGGCCAAGGGCCACAGTTCAATGACGTGCCGTTGAAGGGCCCAGAAACTCCGTTGCCAGCACTCGGTGGGTTTGGTGCAGAGGCAGCTCCGGGTGCTTCGTCTCTTTTTAATATGTTTGGCCAAATGCCTGATATGCAGGTCAATTTGGATTGGGTTCGTTTCTTTACCTTCTAAGTTGATTTTGACAAAAACTAATACGATCTAGGATGCTTGGGATAACTACATCCAAGGCGGGACACTTGACCCGTCGGCCTCATATTGGTCCCCCATGGATTTCCAACAACAGAATCCTGGACCCTTATCCCCGCCACAGCTAGCAGCGGTGCAAAATAGCCCTGCGGATAGACTCCGCACTCTACCCCGGACGAACAACATGTTCCTTAACAACGGGTACGACAACGATGGCCCCACTTAAAAACAGGGATAAATTGTGGATTAAACTCGGAATTATGGCTATCAGGTTTCATTTTTGTCACCTTTTGTCCATTGAAGTAAAAAACGAGTTTACCGGTGTTTTGAATGGGTTAGTGGGATTGTGACTGCGCTTCAGtgcgttttttttttcttgatgCACAACATATCCGGTGTTGACATTTGATTgttttaaaattttaaacCCTAATATCCCTGTCGTTGGTCGGTTTTCATCCTTACTTGTTCGAGGGTTGCTGGGGTCCGCCAGACCTTATACGAATACGCTTTCTATCTCTACTCTTCGTGTGTATATGATGATGATTATGATGTGTCTATGAAAATCTGGTGGGCGCAGGTTTGGCATCGGTTGGCGAGTGATAATCTCCACTTGTACATTTATAACtcaactatatattttttatatattttttgtGCATGTATGTACgtagtattttaattatgGAGTGGAGTAACTAGCCTAACCCAAGCCCCAACTCTGTACCTTATCGTTATCAGCACGTGACTGGCATTGGCCAGCAGCTTTTTACATTTCATTGCCCGTACGTTTAAAAAGCCTAATTCATTGATGCCTTGATAAAGCCGAAGCTAGATATGTGCGTTTTCACTTTTAAATGACTACTTCATCAGCGCTCTACTAACTATATACTCGCCAGGTATTCCCTCCGCCGCGCTGCCTGTCGCCTGCTGGCTTCACCATCTCCGATACCTGCTCGATCAAGGCTGACTGCGACACCGAACGCCCACAACCTTGCGATTCGCTGTCGAAAATCTTCACAAACCAGATGGATTGGAGATGGGGTTAGCGGCCACCTGGACTCGAAAGATACAGCCACGGCGCAGTCGCCGACGGTTACCGCGACAGCGACCAATATAACCTCGACCGACACAAACGATGTTCTGGCTGCCCCAGATGATATTGCGGTAAATGAGgccgaaaaagaagaaaggagaATTGAACCAGAAGATGGATTGAATACCGTGACGACAGCGACTACGAGAAACGCCCCGGCGTCTTTCGCGAATGAATCTGAGGCCGGGAATACGCAAGGACCATTTGACGTTTCGCAGATCAGAGAGGCGGCCATGCTAGAAGACGAGGCCGCTCAAAGAACGATGacaaaagaagagaggataGAATTAATGAGACAATCTCGAAACGAGCCGAAGGAAACAATATTCATCGGCAACCTGTTTTATGACGTGACAGCAGAGGATCTCAAGGAGCAGATGTCGAAGTATGGAGTTGTGGAAGGAGTGAACATTATTTACGATAGCCGCGGAATTAGCAAAGGGTATGTGACGCACTGATTCGTGGAGTTTTCTTGTCTTATGGGATCATTGTGACTAACGCAGGAATCTTGCGGGATTGTTACAGATATGGCTACGTTCAATTCGATAATACAGATTCGGCAGACCGAGCAATTCAAGCGATGCATATGCGAGTATTCGAAGGGCGCCGGGTGACTCTTTACTTTGCACAAACGAACATGAGGACGGCGGTCAAGGCTTTCGCACCCACAAATACGCTCTATATCGGCAACATGCCCTTCGAAATGACGGACCGTGATCTCAATGAACTCTTCAAGGATCTGGCCAACGTATTTGACGTCCGCGTGACTGTAGACCGCCAGACCGGTCAATTTCGTGGATATGTCCATGCAGAGTTCACAGACGTTGAAAGCGCGGCCATCGGACTCGAACAACTTTCTAGACAGACGCTTTATGGCCGCAAACTCAAGGTCTATTACAGCAACAATGTTCGGAAAGCCCAACGCGGCTTCTTCCCTGTCGGTGCTTGATCTTGGCGGACTTGGAGTTGGGGCGGATTATATACTCTTCTGGTGACACAATGTATTTCTAGCGCATTTAAACTGTACTATATACTGTATATCACATAGATACCAAACTGGTGAATACTTTCCTCTTTGCCATCGGCCCATCAGTATATTCCACGTGACCCGCGGGGACCTCGGCAAGTTTTCCGTCGGCTCTAGGCGGCGCCGAGACCCCACGTTTCTAAGCATCTGGAGTGTAGACATGCTCCAACTTCGCCTCGGACAAACTTCAACCTATTTTTATTCGACACCCCGTATATACCCCTGACGAACATCTATCTTTGTATACCTTTTTATTTCAACTTTCCCGTGACATTTCGTCGCGGTTTCTCACAAAATGTCGTTCCTTGGTGGCGCAGAGTGTTCCACCGCGGGAAACCCATTGACTCAGTTCACGAAGCATGTCCAAGATGACAAGTCCCTACAGAGAGACCGAATGGTTGGGCGTAACCCCGGCATGCAGGAGGGTATGCGCTCACAGGGTATGATGGGTGGTCCTGACCAGGTAAATGCCGCTTCCCCTCTCTCAGTGCCCCTCAATTTCGACCCGGGACAGCTGCTTAATAATGCGTTATACAGATGATGGACGAGTTTGCTCAGCAATCCGCTCAATTCCCCGGCGGGCCACAGCAGCAtatgaggatggagatggagcaAGTGAGGCACCAATTAGAGCAGATGCACACGACACCCCGAACAGGCTCGCCAGGGTGGGCTGCGGAGTTTGATCCTGGTGAGCAGGCCCGCATGGAGGCGGCTTTTGCCGGGCCCAAGGGCCCGATGATGAACAATGGGTCGGGATTTACGCCGGCTGAATTCGCCCGgttccagcagcagaatacTATGGGCGTTCCACAATCAGCGAGTCCAGCCACCGCCGGCCAGTCGTCGATGATGAGTGGCGGTTACCAGCGGCCTATGGGGAGTATGGGCTACATGGGCTATGGCGGcgggatggggatgatgcAGCCTGGTTATGGCCCCATGGGTatgcaacaacagcaccagcagccggCTGAGGCTGCTACACAAGATAAGGGGAAGGGACGGATGATCGagctcgacgacgagaacTGGGAGGCTCAGTTTCAGCAGATAGAGACGGCAGATCAGGGGCAGGTGGACGATGAGGCTAACGCGGCCATAGAGTCGGAATTGAACGATCTTGACAGGTCAGTCCCCATCACCAGTACCGACAGTGATCAAGATCACGGTCTTTTTGAGAGTGTATGGGAGAGAGTACAAGCTGAGACGACAATAAATAGGAAATtggcggagggcgaggctgatTTCAATATTAACGATAATTTACACATGGGCGATATGGGCGAGTGGGACGGGTTTGATAACCTCAATACTCGGTTCCGGGAACCTCGATTGGGCGACTACTCATTCGAGCAAGAGAACGTCTTCCGCGACGTAGCCAATCCGTTCGAAGAGGGCATGAAGATTATGCAAGAGGGTGGCAATCTTTCTCTAGCAGCTTTGGCATTTGAGGCCGCGGTGCAGAAAGACCCTCAGCATGTGAAAGCCTGGACTATGCTGGGAACTGCCCAGGCCCAGAACGAGAAGGAACTCCCCGCTATTCGGGCCTTGGAGCAGGCTCTCAAGGCCGATCCGAACAATCTAGATGCCCTGATGGGCCTCGCTGTCTCATACACAAACGAAGGTTACGACTCCACAGCTTATCGCACACTTGAGCGATGGCTCTCCGTCAAGTATCCTCAGATTATCAACCCCGATAATCTATCTTCCGACGCCGACCTAGGTTTCACTGACCGCCAGATTCTCCACGAGCGTGTCACGGACTTTTTCATCCAGGCAGCCCAATTATCGCCATCGGGGGCCCAAATGGACCCTGATGTACAAGTTGGCCTTGGAGTTCTTTTCTACTGCGCAGAAGAATACGAAAAAGCTGTCGACTGCTTCACAACGGCACTAGCAAGCACAGAGTCCGGAACAACGAACCAGAGGGAGCAGCTCCACCTCCTCTGGAACCGTCTCGGAGCCACCCTGGCTAACTCTGGC
Above is a window of Aspergillus puulaauensis MK2 DNA, chromosome 2, nearly complete sequence DNA encoding:
- the PEX5 gene encoding peroxisomal membrane signal receptor PTS1 (COG:U;~EggNog:ENOG410PFAB;~InterPro:IPR011990,IPR024111,IPR019734,IPR013026, IPR001440;~PFAM:PF07719,PF13181,PF00515,PF13176,PF13414, PF13432;~go_function: GO:0005515 - protein binding [Evidence IEA]), with the translated sequence MSFLGGAECSTAGNPLTQFTKHVQDDKSLQRDRMVGRNPGMQEGMRSQGMMGGPDQMMDEFAQQSAQFPGGPQQHMRMEMEQVRHQLEQMHTTPRTGSPGWAAEFDPGEQARMEAAFAGPKGPMMNNGSGFTPAEFARFQQQNTMGVPQSASPATAGQSSMMSGGYQRPMGSMGYMGYGGGMGMMQPGYGPMGMQQQHQQPAEAATQDKGKGRMIELDDENWEAQFQQIETADQGQVDDEANAAIESELNDLDRKLAEGEADFNINDNLHMGDMGEWDGFDNLNTRFREPRLGDYSFEQENVFRDVANPFEEGMKIMQEGGNLSLAALAFEAAVQKDPQHVKAWTMLGTAQAQNEKELPAIRALEQALKADPNNLDALMGLAVSYTNEGYDSTAYRTLERWLSVKYPQIINPDNLSSDADLGFTDRQILHERVTDFFIQAAQLSPSGAQMDPDVQVGLGVLFYCAEEYEKAVDCFTTALASTESGTTNQREQLHLLWNRLGATLANSGRSEEAIEAYEQALTINPNFVRARYNLGVSCINIGCYPEAAQHLLGALSMHRVVEEEGKERAREIVGGNDGSINEAELNRMITANQSTNLYDTLRRVFSQMGRRDLADTVEAGMDVNVFRREFEF